In Paractinoplanes brasiliensis, the following proteins share a genomic window:
- a CDS encoding TrmH family RNA methyltransferase gives MTFTSRTPRVVAARKLQRRRDRDQSGRFLAEGPQAVREALASGVVVELFATADAVERHGELAAHSPVVSTVDEEALAGLAETVQPQGLVAVCEQVDVPLKEALAKRPRLVAVVAEIRDPGNAGTVMRTADAAGAGAVIFAGDAVDPYNGKCVRASAGSLFHVDVVRTGLDVVTALREARLQVLATSGYGADDLDTLADDGVLARPTAWLFGSEAHGLPEDLLDAADRRVRVPIYGGAESLNLAAAAAVCLYASARAQR, from the coding sequence ATGACGTTCACATCCCGTACGCCGCGCGTTGTTGCGGCTCGGAAACTGCAGCGCCGGCGCGATCGGGATCAGAGCGGACGGTTCCTGGCGGAAGGGCCGCAAGCGGTGCGGGAGGCGCTGGCTTCGGGCGTGGTGGTGGAGTTGTTCGCCACTGCCGATGCGGTTGAGCGGCATGGGGAACTGGCCGCGCATTCGCCCGTGGTGTCGACCGTTGACGAGGAGGCTCTGGCGGGGCTGGCCGAGACCGTGCAGCCGCAAGGTCTTGTTGCCGTGTGCGAGCAGGTGGATGTGCCGCTCAAGGAGGCGCTGGCCAAGCGGCCGCGGCTGGTGGCGGTGGTGGCCGAGATCCGCGACCCCGGTAACGCCGGGACCGTGATGCGCACCGCGGACGCCGCCGGGGCGGGAGCGGTCATCTTCGCGGGGGACGCCGTCGACCCGTACAACGGCAAATGCGTCCGCGCGTCGGCCGGCTCGTTGTTTCATGTAGATGTGGTGCGAACCGGATTGGACGTCGTGACGGCGCTGCGCGAGGCCCGCCTGCAGGTGCTCGCGACCAGCGGCTACGGCGCCGACGACCTGGACACGCTGGCCGACGACGGCGTTCTCGCGCGGCCGACCGCGTGGCTGTTCGGCTCGGAGGCCCACGGTCTGCCCGAGGACCTGCTCGACGCGGCCGACCGGCGGGTGCGCGTGCCGATCTACGGCGGCGCCGAGAGCCTCAACCTGGCCGCGGCCGCCGCTGTCTGCCTCTACGCCTCCGCGCGGGCCCAGCGCTGA
- a CDS encoding alcohol dehydrogenase catalytic domain-containing protein, with product MRAIVYDAFGAPPRVAEVPEPACPPDGVVIDVRASGLCRSDWHAWRGHEPVPLPHIPGHEFAGIVVAVGPLVGGFSLGERVTAPFVNGCGICEFCTSGRAQVCPDQTQPGFTHPGSFAERVVVRAADTNLVRLPDSVGFVQAASLGCRFATAFRALTGHGPVPDDAVIAVYGCGGVGLSVILIAAALNLRVLAIDPSPAANSFAASLGAVIVHEVVEEADIAVDAYGSAATAEASVRALRRGGRHVQVGLMLGDDARAPLPWDLVVARELQVVGSHGMAAADYPPMLDLVARGRLDPGRLIGSEIPMEAAGVALSGMDSPIPAHAGMVVAVRQG from the coding sequence ATGCGGGCCATCGTCTACGACGCCTTCGGGGCGCCGCCGCGGGTGGCCGAGGTGCCCGAACCGGCCTGCCCGCCCGACGGCGTGGTCATCGACGTACGAGCCAGCGGCCTCTGCCGTTCCGACTGGCACGCCTGGCGCGGGCACGAACCGGTGCCGCTGCCGCACATCCCCGGCCACGAGTTCGCCGGGATCGTCGTCGCGGTCGGGCCCCTGGTCGGCGGGTTCTCCCTGGGCGAGCGGGTGACAGCCCCGTTCGTCAACGGCTGCGGGATCTGCGAGTTCTGCACCTCCGGGCGGGCCCAGGTCTGCCCCGACCAGACCCAGCCCGGCTTCACCCACCCCGGCTCGTTCGCCGAGCGGGTGGTCGTCCGGGCGGCCGACACCAACCTCGTCCGGCTGCCCGACAGCGTCGGCTTCGTGCAGGCCGCGTCGCTGGGCTGCCGGTTCGCGACGGCCTTTCGCGCCCTGACCGGCCACGGTCCGGTGCCGGACGACGCCGTGATCGCCGTCTACGGCTGTGGCGGCGTCGGCCTGTCGGTGATCCTCATCGCGGCCGCGCTGAACCTGCGCGTGCTGGCCATCGACCCGTCGCCCGCCGCCAACTCGTTCGCGGCCTCGCTCGGCGCGGTGATCGTCCACGAGGTCGTCGAGGAGGCCGACATCGCGGTCGACGCGTACGGGTCGGCCGCCACCGCCGAGGCCTCGGTGCGCGCGCTGCGCCGCGGTGGCCGGCACGTGCAGGTCGGCCTGATGCTCGGCGACGACGCCCGGGCCCCGCTGCCGTGGGACCTGGTCGTGGCCCGCGAGCTGCAGGTGGTCGGCTCGCACGGCATGGCCGCGGCCGACTACCCGCCGATGCTCGACCTGGTGGCCCGCGGCCGGCTCGACCCGGGCCGCCTGATCGGCTCGGAGATCCCCATGGAGGCGGCCGGGGTCGCCCTGAGCGGCATGGACTCGCCGATCCCGGCGCACGCGGGCATGGTCGTCGCCGTGCGTCAGGGGTGA
- the pheS gene encoding phenylalanine--tRNA ligase subunit alpha has translation MSYRNDPYDPKQAALLDPAALEAAVDEARKAFDAASDLDDLAALKSAHLGDRAPVSLARREIGSLPPAAKSDAGKRVNLARQSIQGAYDSRLTELEIERAARVLVTERVDVTLPWDRRPRGARHPLTTLMEHMGDLFAGMGYDIVEGPELELEWANFDALNIGPDNAVRGSMDTFYVDMPGLVMRTHTSPGQVRSMLTRQPPIYVVSPGRAYRSDELDATHSPVFHQIEGLVVDEGITMAHLRGTLDHFAKAMFGPDARTRWRPHYFPFTEPSAEFDVWFAQHRDGPRWVEWGGCGMVNPRVLTACGIDPERYSGFAFGMGVERTLMFRNGVSDMRDMVEGDVRFTANFGMEV, from the coding sequence ATGTCCTACCGCAACGATCCATACGACCCGAAGCAGGCCGCCCTGCTCGACCCGGCCGCGCTCGAGGCCGCCGTGGACGAGGCGCGCAAGGCCTTCGACGCCGCGTCCGACCTGGACGACCTGGCCGCCCTGAAATCCGCGCACCTCGGTGACCGTGCGCCCGTGTCGCTGGCCCGCCGCGAGATCGGCTCGCTGCCCCCGGCCGCCAAGTCCGACGCCGGCAAACGCGTCAACCTGGCCCGCCAGTCCATTCAGGGCGCGTACGACTCCCGCCTGACCGAGCTCGAGATCGAGCGCGCCGCGCGGGTCCTGGTCACCGAACGCGTCGACGTCACGCTGCCGTGGGACCGCCGTCCCCGCGGCGCGCGGCACCCGCTGACCACGCTCATGGAGCACATGGGCGACCTGTTCGCGGGCATGGGATACGACATCGTCGAGGGCCCCGAGCTCGAACTGGAGTGGGCCAACTTCGACGCCCTCAACATCGGGCCCGACAACGCCGTGCGCGGGTCCATGGACACGTTCTACGTCGACATGCCCGGCCTGGTCATGCGCACGCACACCTCGCCCGGCCAGGTGCGCTCGATGCTCACCCGGCAGCCCCCGATCTATGTGGTCAGCCCCGGCCGCGCCTACCGCTCGGACGAGCTCGACGCGACCCACTCGCCGGTCTTCCACCAGATCGAGGGCCTGGTCGTCGACGAGGGCATCACGATGGCCCACCTGCGCGGCACGCTCGACCACTTTGCCAAGGCGATGTTCGGCCCCGACGCGCGCACCCGCTGGCGGCCGCACTACTTCCCGTTCACCGAGCCCTCGGCCGAGTTCGACGTGTGGTTCGCCCAGCACCGCGACGGCCCGCGCTGGGTCGAGTGGGGTGGCTGCGGCATGGTCAACCCGCGGGTGCTGACCGCCTGCGGCATCGACCCCGAGCGCTACTCGGGCTTCGCGTTCGGCATGGGCGTCGAGCGCACCCTGATGTTCCGCAACGGCGTCAGCGACATGCGCGACATGGTCGAGGGCGACGTCCGGTTCACCGCCAACTTCGGAATGGAGGTCTGA
- the pheT gene encoding phenylalanine--tRNA ligase subunit beta, whose product MKTSLSWLREFVELPAGLTAEQLDEALTNLGMEVESIVDQAATVTGDLVVGRVLTIEELTGFKKPIRFTTVDVGRAEPQEIVCGARNFAEGDLVAVILPGGELPGGFKIGARKTYGRNSNGMICSAAELGLSGDHDGIIVLPPGAARPGDDARPVVGLSDVLVEVEITPDRGYEMSLRGLARELSYVFDAPFTDPAAIEFATATEASPHPVTVEDTVGCDRFSARVVRGIDPNAASPLWMQQRLVAAGIRTISLPVDITNYLMLELGQPMHVFDLNRLNGGLVVRRARPGEKLTTLDGVARVLDAEDMVICDDTGPISLAAVMGGETSEWQPDTVDVLLEAAHWDAVMVGRTARRHKLFSEAAKRWERGVDPQLTLVALERAVQILTEHAGGTADERVLDIDHVVAPATITLDPALPTRRIGLAYDTEQVAALLSQVGCHVTGPGPFEVTPPSWRPDLLAPIDLVEEVARLGGYNDIPSLLPPARGGSGFTPEQHRRRTVGRAMAENGYVEVLSYPFVAPAAADQLGYPADDPRRSAVRLTNPLSEQEPLLRTSLLPTLFGTLKRNLGRGKRDVALYEMGTVFLPGLAEAAPPAMGVDRRPTDQEWAAVNQIVPAQPWHLAVALTGDIEPGGWWGPGRAASWADAVEAARIALAAAGVAASRVTVAAADYAPWHPGRCAAISVDGTVIGHAGELHPAVVSAFELPKRACAAELNLDALPLPPVTQAPAISSFPPALIDVALVLDAAVPAADVSAVLAAGAGDLLESVSLFDLYESEQLGPDKKSLAYKLTFRAPDRTLTTEETLAARDAAVAAVTSRFGASLRGA is encoded by the coding sequence ATGAAGACGTCTCTGTCCTGGCTGCGAGAGTTCGTCGAACTGCCCGCGGGCCTCACCGCCGAGCAGCTCGACGAGGCCCTGACCAACCTCGGCATGGAGGTCGAGTCGATCGTCGACCAGGCCGCCACGGTCACGGGTGACCTGGTGGTGGGCCGCGTGCTCACGATCGAGGAGCTGACCGGGTTCAAGAAGCCGATCCGGTTCACCACCGTCGACGTCGGCCGCGCGGAACCGCAGGAGATCGTCTGCGGCGCCCGCAACTTCGCCGAGGGCGACCTGGTGGCGGTCATCCTGCCCGGCGGCGAGCTGCCCGGCGGCTTCAAGATCGGCGCTCGGAAGACGTACGGGCGCAACTCGAACGGCATGATCTGCTCCGCGGCCGAACTGGGGCTCAGCGGCGACCACGACGGCATCATCGTGCTGCCGCCCGGGGCCGCCCGGCCCGGCGACGACGCCCGTCCCGTCGTGGGGCTTTCCGATGTGCTGGTCGAGGTCGAGATCACGCCCGACCGCGGTTACGAGATGAGTCTGCGCGGCCTCGCCCGCGAGCTGTCGTACGTGTTCGACGCCCCCTTCACCGACCCGGCCGCCATCGAGTTCGCCACCGCCACCGAGGCCTCGCCCCACCCGGTGACCGTGGAGGACACGGTCGGCTGTGACCGCTTCTCGGCCCGGGTCGTGCGGGGCATCGACCCCAACGCCGCGTCGCCGCTGTGGATGCAGCAGCGCCTGGTCGCCGCGGGCATCCGCACGATCTCGCTGCCCGTCGACATCACCAACTACCTGATGCTCGAGCTCGGCCAGCCGATGCACGTCTTCGACCTCAACCGGCTCAACGGCGGCCTGGTCGTGCGCCGGGCCCGGCCGGGCGAGAAGCTGACCACCCTCGACGGCGTGGCCCGCGTGCTCGACGCCGAGGACATGGTGATCTGCGACGACACCGGCCCGATCTCGCTGGCCGCGGTGATGGGCGGCGAGACCAGCGAGTGGCAGCCCGACACGGTCGACGTGCTGCTCGAGGCCGCCCACTGGGACGCGGTGATGGTCGGCCGCACGGCCCGCCGGCACAAGCTGTTCAGCGAGGCCGCCAAGCGGTGGGAGCGCGGCGTCGACCCGCAGCTCACCCTGGTCGCGCTGGAGCGTGCCGTCCAGATCCTGACCGAGCACGCCGGTGGCACTGCCGACGAGCGTGTGCTCGACATCGACCACGTCGTCGCGCCGGCCACCATCACGCTCGACCCGGCCCTGCCCACGCGGCGGATCGGCCTGGCCTACGACACCGAGCAGGTGGCCGCGCTGCTGTCGCAGGTCGGCTGTCACGTCACCGGGCCCGGCCCGTTCGAGGTCACCCCGCCGTCGTGGCGGCCCGACCTGCTCGCGCCGATCGACCTGGTCGAGGAGGTCGCCCGGCTGGGCGGCTACAACGACATCCCCAGCCTGCTGCCCCCGGCTCGCGGCGGCAGCGGCTTCACCCCTGAGCAGCACCGCCGCCGTACGGTGGGCCGGGCCATGGCCGAGAACGGGTACGTCGAGGTCCTGTCCTACCCCTTCGTGGCTCCCGCCGCGGCCGATCAGCTGGGCTACCCGGCCGACGACCCGCGGCGCAGCGCCGTACGGCTCACCAACCCGCTGTCGGAGCAGGAGCCGCTGCTGCGCACGTCGTTGCTGCCGACGCTGTTCGGCACGCTCAAGCGCAACCTGGGCCGGGGCAAGCGCGACGTGGCGCTGTACGAGATGGGCACGGTGTTCCTGCCCGGCCTGGCAGAGGCCGCCCCGCCCGCGATGGGTGTCGACCGCCGGCCGACCGACCAGGAATGGGCGGCGGTCAATCAGATCGTCCCGGCCCAGCCGTGGCACCTCGCGGTCGCCCTCACCGGCGACATCGAGCCCGGCGGCTGGTGGGGCCCGGGTCGCGCGGCTTCCTGGGCCGACGCGGTCGAAGCGGCGCGAATCGCGCTGGCCGCCGCCGGTGTCGCCGCGTCCCGCGTCACCGTCGCGGCTGCCGACTACGCCCCCTGGCACCCCGGCCGCTGCGCAGCGATCTCGGTCGACGGCACGGTGATCGGCCACGCGGGCGAGTTGCACCCGGCCGTCGTGTCCGCGTTCGAGCTGCCCAAGCGCGCCTGTGCCGCCGAGCTCAACCTGGACGCCCTGCCCCTGCCCCCGGTCACCCAGGCCCCGGCGATCTCGTCGTTCCCGCCCGCGCTGATCGACGTGGCCCTGGTGCTCGACGCCGCGGTCCCGGCCGCCGACGTCTCCGCCGTGCTCGCAGCGGGCGCCGGCGACCTGCTCGAGTCGGTGTCGCTGTTCGACCTGTACGAGTCGGAGCAGCTCGGGCCGGACAAGAAGTCACTCGCCTACAAGCTGACTTTCCGGGCCCCCGACCGCACCCTCACCACCGAGGAGACGTTGGCCGCCCGCGACGCTGCCGTGGCCGCGGTGACCTCCCGCTTCGGTGCCTCTCTCCGCGGCGCCTGA